The Caulobacter sp. FWC26 genome contains a region encoding:
- the ccmE gene encoding cytochrome c maturation protein CcmE: MSFWPQSRKARRRLTILLAIAPVLALAVGLALYGLRDSISLFYTPAQAQEAKVSAGRKVQLGGLVQHGSVVKHPDGNVEFVVADQKATAKVVYHGDLPDLFREGQGIVAEGSFNDQGVFVAKQVLAKHDERYMPRDVAKALKKQGEWRGEGAGAPAYGKPAP; this comes from the coding sequence ATGAGCTTCTGGCCCCAATCCCGTAAGGCGCGCCGACGCCTGACCATCCTGCTGGCCATCGCGCCGGTGCTGGCCCTGGCGGTCGGCCTGGCGCTCTATGGCCTGCGCGACAGCATCTCGCTGTTCTACACGCCCGCCCAAGCCCAAGAGGCCAAGGTCTCCGCCGGCCGCAAGGTGCAACTGGGCGGCCTCGTGCAGCACGGCAGCGTGGTCAAGCACCCGGACGGCAATGTCGAGTTCGTCGTCGCCGACCAGAAGGCTACCGCCAAGGTCGTTTATCACGGCGACCTGCCCGACCTGTTCCGCGAGGGGCAGGGCATCGTCGCCGAGGGCAGCTTCAATGACCAGGGCGTCTTCGTCGCCAAGCAGGTGCTGGCCAAGCACGACGAGCGCTATATGCCGCGCGACGTGGCCAAGGCGCTGAAGAAGCAGGGCGAGTGGCGCGGCGAGGGCGCCGGTGCGCCGGCCTATGGGAAGCCCGCGCCATGA
- the ccmI gene encoding c-type cytochrome biogenesis protein CcmI, giving the protein MIAFWIAAAGLSVVTAGLVLREAARARPVDDAETRLEPHRRRLAEVERLAQDGLLAEDELKAARAEAGRSLLAAAEQSETWRRDGAGPRKVAVAAVGVACAAAAGLYIMIGRPGLPDQPFAQRVAAWRAADPATLDPGKIAAVLEGVAAERPNDPEPLVFMAKARAAAGDMAGAEQALRKAVRIAPKRADIWSLLGETFVIEAKGQIGPDAKLAFGEALKADPADVRARYYLARARIAEGDVVGGLADWRGLLAGLAPNAPGRESLAAEIALVQASGKLPGAEPAAEANPQVQGMIAGMVDGLAQRLKQSPDDPDGWVRLVRAYAVLGETAKRDAALATATALFKDQPKVMSALRQAADTPAQAKTTTP; this is encoded by the coding sequence ATGATCGCTTTCTGGATCGCCGCGGCGGGCTTGTCGGTCGTGACGGCTGGACTGGTGTTGCGCGAGGCCGCGCGCGCCCGGCCCGTCGACGACGCCGAGACCCGGCTGGAGCCGCATCGTCGCCGCCTGGCCGAGGTCGAGCGCCTGGCCCAGGATGGCTTGCTGGCCGAAGATGAGCTGAAGGCCGCCCGCGCCGAGGCGGGGCGCAGCCTGCTGGCCGCCGCCGAGCAGTCGGAAACCTGGCGCCGTGACGGCGCCGGACCGCGCAAGGTCGCCGTCGCCGCCGTCGGTGTGGCCTGCGCCGCCGCAGCCGGCCTCTACATCATGATCGGCCGTCCCGGTCTGCCCGACCAACCCTTCGCCCAGCGCGTCGCCGCGTGGCGCGCCGCCGATCCGGCGACGCTCGACCCGGGCAAGATCGCCGCCGTGCTGGAGGGCGTCGCCGCCGAGCGTCCCAACGATCCCGAGCCGCTGGTGTTCATGGCCAAGGCTCGCGCCGCCGCAGGCGACATGGCCGGGGCCGAGCAGGCTTTGCGCAAGGCGGTTCGCATCGCCCCCAAGCGCGCGGACATCTGGAGCCTGCTGGGCGAGACCTTCGTGATCGAGGCCAAGGGCCAGATCGGTCCGGACGCCAAGCTGGCCTTCGGCGAGGCGCTGAAGGCCGATCCGGCCGATGTCCGGGCCCGCTACTACCTGGCGCGCGCCCGGATCGCCGAGGGCGATGTCGTCGGCGGCCTGGCGGACTGGCGCGGTTTGCTGGCCGGTCTGGCGCCGAACGCGCCTGGCCGCGAGTCGCTCGCCGCCGAGATCGCCCTGGTGCAGGCGTCGGGCAAGCTGCCGGGTGCTGAGCCCGCCGCCGAGGCCAATCCGCAGGTTCAGGGCATGATCGCGGGCATGGTCGATGGCCTGGCTCAGCGCCTGAAGCAGTCGCCCGATGACCCCGACGGCTGGGTGCGCCTGGTGCGCGCCTATGCGGTGCTGGGCGAGACGGCCAAGCGCGATGCGGCCCTGGCCACGGCCACGGCCCTCTTCAAGGACCAGCCCAAGGTCATGTCGGCCCTTCGCCAGGCCGCCGACACCCCGGCTCAAGCCAAGACGACGACCCCATGA
- a CDS encoding alpha/beta fold hydrolase has translation MTPTLLVPGLLCSEEIFGPQLPVLWPRGPVMIANTLHGDTLAQMAAQILATAPPTFALAGVSMGGYLAFEILRQAPQRVSRLALICTSARPDTPEQSAGRRKMVAQARAVGFERFCALGADALTHPSRKGDPELNAISARMGLAVGMEGFARQTEAVIARPDSRALLSAIDVPTAIIVGESDPLTPAALSEEMAGLIPQARLTIAKDCGHVVTLERPAEVNAALAAWLDG, from the coding sequence ATGACGCCGACCCTGCTGGTCCCTGGCCTGCTGTGCTCCGAGGAAATCTTCGGACCGCAGCTCCCCGTGCTGTGGCCGCGTGGCCCGGTCATGATCGCCAACACCCTTCACGGCGACACCCTGGCCCAGATGGCCGCCCAGATTCTCGCGACCGCGCCGCCGACCTTCGCCCTGGCCGGCGTTTCGATGGGCGGTTACCTGGCTTTCGAGATCCTTCGCCAGGCCCCGCAGCGGGTGTCACGGCTGGCGCTGATCTGCACCTCGGCCAGGCCCGACACCCCCGAACAAAGCGCCGGGCGACGCAAGATGGTCGCCCAAGCGCGCGCCGTGGGCTTCGAGCGGTTCTGCGCCCTGGGCGCGGACGCCCTGACCCACCCCAGCCGGAAGGGCGATCCCGAGTTGAATGCGATCAGTGCACGGATGGGTCTGGCTGTGGGGATGGAGGGTTTCGCCCGCCAGACCGAGGCGGTGATCGCCCGTCCCGACAGCCGCGCTCTGCTGTCGGCGATCGACGTGCCGACCGCCATCATCGTCGGCGAGTCCGATCCGCTCACGCCGGCGGCCTTGTCAGAAGAGATGGCGGGTCTGATCCCACAGGCGCGCCTCACGATCGCGAAGGATTGCGGGCACGTCGTCACCCTGGAGCGTCCTGCGGAGGTCAATGCGGCGCTAGCGGCTTGGCTGGACGGTTAG